The following is a genomic window from Colletotrichum lupini chromosome 5, complete sequence.
TATCCTTGAGTGTGGGAGACCTCATCAGATCCCCGTTAACAAACACTTGCATCGATGCTGCCTCAGACGAATTGTCGACTTCCAAAAACCCACTGAGAGCGACGTGACGTCTTTCCAAGGTTTCCGTCGAGGCATCATCTTCTACGTCCACACAAGAGACGAGCAACTCCAGCTTCCTATGCTGCTTGACAGAACCTTGATTCGTGTTGACTTGAATCAGGTCCGTATCTAGCCGTGGCGCCAATGAGGGGCTCTCTCTTCGCTCCTTCGAGGACTCAAACGCATACGCATAACGTAACAGGTCGCTGTCACTCCAGGCCTTGCCCGCGAATGTCAACCCCGCAGGGATTTTCTTGTCATACAGCGATCCCATCGGCACAGTGATGGCGGGCACACCCAAGTGCTTCATTGCACGATTGCCATTGGAGTACTTCAACCCGTCTCGTAGGGAGTATGCCATAGACTCACGGTTGTCCTCGGAATCGGCTCTTCCGACGTCGCCATTCGTGGGAAAGACGACAACATCGAAGCCATTCTCGTCCATCCAGTGTTCCAAGTCTCTCTTACGAGCCTCCTCAAGCGCGATCAACGCATCTGCGCAACCTGGCAGATCGTAGATAGAGTCGGACCTGTCGCGGATGAAGTCAATCATCTCTGCGTACCGGACATGATTCTGCTGTTCGGTGTGCTCCGACCGATCATCCAACGGCGCAAAGTCGGGGTTGATCTGGCTGTGGTCAACGCCTTCCAGAGAAGGGCACTCGGGATCGCTGTTGTTGCGCAGAAAGTCATCCCAAGCGGTGGCAATCATCTGACACCGCTCAGTATCAATCCAGGTACTCGGGATGCCGGGCACATTAGCAGCTTGCCCAGGAAACAGTTGTGTCGAGTAACGCTCGACTAGTGGGAAATCAGTTTCGGTGATTTTGGCACCCAGCGTCTCAAGGTCAACTCGAGCTTGCTCCCATAGCTGCCGAGTGGCTTCTGAACAGACCACAGAGTATTCGGATGAAGTTTGCTTCCCGATGTAGCACTTGGGCACAGCAACATGCTTTCCTCGCAACGCCTCCGGATCTTTGAGAGATAAATAATCCCTTGGCCGGATCTTGGAGCTGGGTGGTATGGGCACAACCGTCTGCTCGCGCCAAAAGTCACCTCTGGGGTGCGCATCATCGGCAACAATGGCGTTCAGAAGCGCCAGCATGTCAGCGACAGACTTGGTGTGTGGTGCGACAACATCGCACGTCGGGTACAATGGCCAATGGCCGCGAGAAGGAATGACGCCTCTTGACGGTGAGTACCCCACCAGCGCGTTGTGCGAAGCCGGCGCTCGACCAGATGAGACTGTCTCACCACCGAGACCAATAGGGGCGAACGAGCATGTCGTGGATACGGCGGATCCGTATGAAGAGCCTGACGCGAAGCTGGTGCACAAGTATTTGGGGTTGTAAGGGCTGATTGAACGGCCGTAGAGGCCTCGCTGACTTCCTCCGTCGGCCATGGGAGGCATTGTGGTCTTCCCAATCAGTACTGCTCCTGCAGCCCTCAGTAGCTCGACGACCGCGGCATCTGAAGACGCAACGAGGCTTTCGAAAGCTGGGGACGCAGCTGCGACTGTGAgtatcggattggaagtccaattcgaccgcggcatacagccgactgcgcaggggctaattaggggccctatttacgattatcgtagccagcctaacctacggttagaacctcctttttacacctactacgtagatatttatatagtttaattaatctctttattaactacggttcgaactaactactttataatagggatactaatactaattagtaattaaattttattattataaattagtaaggtatctcgctacgcaaaagagacgacctcttaataccgcacgggataggagattcgtactaattaaccttataaaaataaacaaAAAAGGAAGCAATTCtcgaatactatacggaattaagtaatcgtagccctttactacttacgagaggtcgacgtttattatattaaactacgttaattaacggaactacttaagtaactagctttttaccgtcgccctaagtagcttttttattaaataacttttctataactagcccgcgattagaaattaactagttaaattagtaaaaagaaatacctatataacgactacttacctaattaattagcgcgacgaacgagcttaataatataatataaaagagtaccgcgcgattaaaaaaggggatctcgaaatataaatatttttacttagtaataaaggtaactttataggagttattaagttaagagatctatagtatatagaaaagtctattattacgaggatattataagtacgaccttaagcttGCGATTTAaacgacctttttataactcccttaactaccccccgggtattacttaggaatataatataggggacggtttaataaaagaggaggggatttagaggtcctaataatatcgagttaagaatattacggatctcggagattaacttaaaaaaaaagcggctactttaaagtagtcctacgacctcttattaaagttattattagcttaagaaaaggctaaaaagacgaggatttaaaaggaaaaaaaaagaatcctctagagggccgctaaagggcttctttttatattagctcctggcgtaaaattactaattttaagaaattaattaagtaataaaagggattgctagtaagtaataattacctaaccataattaaactacgaaaaagactgcttaaaagatataaaatagggtactaagaggctataaaagataagatttttaaagtatttaaccctaccgcgtacgagtaataagtaggtatttttagtaagtttttaaaatttacgattttataaaaaagagggcttaacttcgttaactatacttaacggcctatacggttcttaatagcctatatagctcttttataagccgcccggcgtctatttttaactatttttatagaatACTACTCTAGAGGAGgtaggttaaaaaaagaagctatttagagattatagagagtacgaggcttaggaagctagaagtatataggatagcggaaatcggtaattagtaaaaatcccgagactaattattatatttttatatagtaatataaacgtttattactattgttataaaaaggaattattaaaacctacccttttatattaaataaaaaggaggatcttagtaagtataatagctagcgatttagaaaggtagtaataatcgttagaaatagtaaaaacgagagtagtagcgagatagtaagaggaaATAGGAATTtcttagactttaataaattcgttaagtagcaaaagtatagatttattataactagcgcgcggattaaatatatccttattaaaattaaatacgctagcgactattaatataagtataagtgttacggcagtgggcatcagggcccctgtgggccccgtggcttagccttaggctgcgaggctgagctcctagtagttacgtaacgagctagaccgctgggcccaaagggctagctcgctagcttttgCCTACTATTctgttttttccctctttacgttaagtctttagttaattaggttaatatagtagcgttccgacctactttaagttcccttttataatactacttaacgttatttaattaactattctccGGAAACGGaacgataatatcttaattaattaactacttattatactaactagctacccctattaAGAAAGCGTATAAGAGAGCCGAGCGAtagctaactaaattaatcgCGTATAAGTAGCATAATCGATActccctaaatatataccccctttactaaacgtaataattagagaatatagctagggaggctaggtctccctttatattaacggCTTTTAGTAAAGTCGCCGCTTTTATAAGTCCTAATAAAGCGTCGTAGGCCTTAACGAAGgcgctaagctcttaattattaattttaaagtcgCGCTATCcgactagttaataaagcgctTCTTACCCTCTACTACTTAGGCCGATCGCTTAGtataccttagtaatatagctaactagcttaccttgcttatttatatctataacgatgtcctctttaaaaagaatactaagtagtatatcgacctcgaccttatttaggagctatattttaaaaataacgaaaagaccttacttaagtaaatcgaatagtagctaaagataCGCAtcgcttagtattaattagaataggtcctagcttttattattagctagctaagtaataatacggagcgcttatatataataacttataaaaacctcgaccttatgCGTATTACTACTATAGAGCTCCGTATTACGAAGGAAGCCCTTACCtaagcctatattaataatacggctatagctaaaaaattagagtaattagaaAACGGCTCTTAGgctagctttatttaaaataccgcTACCCTTAGCGCGCTAGAGTAACggctagtatacttaaaaatataaagtaattacgagactactttagcctcgtcCTATCCTATTACCCACGGCTCTTagaaaatacttaacgtacctatttttataagtaataatactagctttaagttcgACTACTAGCTctaacgtattataaaacgcttagaaaatactaactatagtatggataagtactacttagagtatattattaataagattagagGTAGTGctacggagtttatatatttaatactaacctctaacgagattattatagctaagtagctattttacgagcttaagtCGGTTTATACTAGCCCGACTACTATAGACGACGCTAGTCGTAAGCTAGACGCactcgtaattatacttaaaaacgtttactaaaagcgctctacgtttattaagctcgcgcgtgttaataagcttctaaAATCTTAGTAGAAGCGCCgtttctataataagctacttatatatctttataactaagttatattaaagtacctaaataatacggctattttttaaaaatatactaagtacgtcgcttagctagctaacgtaatatagcccctttttataaaggaccGCCCGGTTAAGGCTTCTAGCTAGACTCGCTAGACCTCGGGTagaaataatagaaatagcggaaataatagaagtactaaaggtattaaataggacCGAGGTCGCACCTTTATCCGCGAGACGATTCctaaagccctatattaaaagcttaaggatagtagcgcttattttatttataataatactaaatatatttttaaggactaccctaagaagccgaagactactatagccgctattaatactaccgaGGGCCTTACTAAGATAAAGTCGGGTTTAGAAAACTAGAACCCCTAGTAGAAGTAAACTCCTAGCTAGAGGATACGTATAGAAAGGATAgaagattagtaattaatttagtaaacttatagGATCTCATAGGGGGCTAGCCCCTTAagatagagcttatattagtatttaatagatataaaattcgcttaagagccttatttaatataggagctaataagtacggatttataaataaccgcgtaacccctttattataacggtTCTACGTAGCTCTAtcctataaattataatacccaatccctattactaaatttaataaagagcaattagataatactagcgtagtataaattactaacttatatattaattaacgggtCCTTTTAAAAGcacccctcttttagcttaatacgggccgctacgacctaatcctagggcagaagtagttcgaatactacggggtaaaccctaatattcgctactaacgtttaatatagcctaaggacttattattataagagacgccctttattattattaggaaTATCGAGGACCTATGTGCCccggaagttattaatatataatactaaatcgacGCTAACTACTAGTaggacctatttaaaatagatataacccgctataattaaaagctctAGTAGTAGCGGGCGAAGGGTATACCgattaggatattactacGCCCGCTAAAAACGATAgcctattaaatatagcggttaaacgaggctaagaatataaagaaaatagaaCGCGCCCTTAATAGCACTAGTATCGCCCCTATAGAgagggctaagtaataaaaactatacttagtaataatataaatagatattacctttattagcgctcccgcttttaaaaaaaacctaaGGTAGAAAGACGTCGAGAtaggctttatattactttataagcttaattatattataaaagataagaaagaggaggtagaccccttatataacgacgactaggttacttataaccttatagcgacgaacttattaaagtatctgcggccctagaccgacgtttttaataaggctactaGCGATATATTAGCGCTTTATAGGccgtataactataagatCGAGCtcttagataataataaggagaaGCTAACCTACTACtctctatataagtagttagtacccgagctagaggctactagggcctatttactaaagcacttataaaagggatttattaagctaaataatgctccttttatattaccgacgctatttataaaaaagtacgatagtaGCCTGCGCTTTTACGTTAActtctataagcttaataaggttataaaaaaagaccgctacttattactacttattaacgagaccctcgcgcggctaagtagggtaaaggtatttactaagctagatattaaataggccttttattatatccgACTTAACCTAGCCTCCGAGGACTTAACGATATTTAGAACCCGCTATGGGGcgtataagtataaggtaGTACCCTTTgggctttataacgggcttattacgtattagtaatatataaataaaatattaataaagtacttaaacgacttctatatagtatatataaacgatattctaatcttttttaacgaCCCcctctagtactaagagcACGTTACTAAAGTGCTAAACTGCTTATAGAAAGTAGGCTTATAAgcggatattaagaagtgcGAATTTAgtgttatttttataaagtacttaggcttcgtagttttaatagaAGGTATATAGCCGGACGAGGagaaagtctttataattagagactagaaactacttatattacttaagggtatctAGTCTTTCCTTAggttctataacttttataagaggtttataaagaattacggCTGCTTAGCTAGGCCCCTTAcgaggttaataaataagggagttctttttaactttagcgCCGGTTATAAGACGGCCTTTAAGGCTATAAAGTTAGTACTAACGTTAGCGCCTATCCtctactattttaagctaAAGTTACTAACGCGGCtagaaataaatacttcTAACTTAGTATGCGCCGgggcgctattataataataagaggataaCGGGTTATAGTACCTAGtggctttttatttaaaaacaataagcggcgcagagcttaactatactatttataataaaaaaatactagtaatagtactatgCTTAGAAGAATAGCGCGCGGagcttataagctataaatataggttcgacgttattataaactattagctattactattttttataactaagcgcctacttaacttataataagcccgctaAGCCGGCACGCTAACggactttaatttttagATTTACTACTACCTAGGGAAGGAGAACGTATTAGCTAAcgccctcttataaaagataaaagatatccgtacttaataagtactaaaaaaggctaatagGATATAAgtccttatattactaagattactattttttaatatcgtaGCGGAGCTGCGGGCGCTACTAGGCGCCGCCGTtagctaactatagtttataattagcttatttttattaaaaaacgagctataggggtacttattaataaagaagattctaaagcttaatagGGACCCTATTATAGCGtttcttatattaatacgagcgctagtagctaaaggacgcgagcgctagtctatttaaaacgacggattattagtaataaataggaaACTCGTAGTACCCGAGGAGGAGAACCTccgtattatagttattcgcAAGGTCTATAAGTAGAAACTCCTCGCCTACCTAGGGCGTAATAAGGtcgtaaaaataattaaatagcggtattactagccgggcctaacggtagatacttactaatatgtttagaactactatacctattactaattataaaaaccgcgCAATAAACCCCTAGGGGAGCTAAGACCGCTACTAGTACCCGACTACCCGTAATAGTATATCTCTaccgactttataactatccctactaattaaaaaggatttaataatatataagtagtagtagaccGCCTAGGTAAAAGGGCAATatttattccttattataagactattataataaaaaatataagccggatattttataagcgggTACTACTTATCTTCGGCCTATTAGAAACTATTACGTCGGaccgaggcccctaatttatcTCTAATTTTTAGGGGGAGCTCTATAAGATCTACGGGGTTaagttatagctattaacggtagattacttataaacggacggctagatagaggtactaaactagtatatCTTATAGCGGTTAagactactaattaaccgATATTAAGATAATTAGAGTAATATACTACCCGCAGTCGACTTTGCCTATACTACCTAGCTTAGTAAGACTACGGGGCTGTCGCTATACGAAGTAGAATTCGGTCGCTAGctacggcttttttttaactagtctaagcgaacttactaatttagctttataaaagagaagCTAAACCGTATTAAcgcgtagtatatagcttagggaatatacgaggcctaggagattactaagagtaatataaaggttacttaggtataatataaaaagtatactaaccgCTGCCGGCGCCCGGacgacttaaaaataagagaccgggtctttattaatactttatattaaaagtttactaatataaataaactatagtagcTATAAGCCGGCCTATAGCCTATCGTTAGTACCGgataggggggtatataggtcGTAGAATTGCTAGTAAGTAGCCGGGTATACCCGGTCTTTTACCTAAGTAAGCTAAGGAAGGTTACTAACGACCTACTACCCGGGTAGAACTAAGAGCTGCCGCTACTAATTGCTAACGATAATagtaagctagagtacgaggtttctaaagtagttaagttATGCTTATATAGGGGAAAGCTATAGTACTAGGCGGACTAGAAGGGATATAATACGGATCTAACGTAGTacgatataaagagctttaggtATGCGCCGGCGGTATTATaagcgttttattattaatacttaattactaagggtccgCTACGGAACCTAGACGTATAAATAGAAGCTACCGCGGCTAGCGATTTACTACTACCGAGGGACgacgataatataataataataattatagctatagatttgttaaaataaggggtaattagGAGGTTTATTTTTCGGCGCTACGGATAGCGCCCTCTAGTATAGAGGgggaggtaatattacggtagtAAGTATTAGGGCCCCTATGGGCCCCGTggcttagccttaggctacgaggctaagctcttagtagttacgtaacgagctagaccgctgggcccaaagggctagctcgccagcttctgcccactgttctgttttttccttttttacgttaagtctttagttaattaggtcaATATAgcagcgttccgacctgccTCAAGTTCCTTTTCGTAATATAAgttagagtacgacccttagtaagttagggtaaaaaagaagaggacgaaacctaatcttaaatagaatcctaatcccttataaataagtaaatattaacccggactattagggaacgtagatatatagaattacggattagcttaataataagtaaattaacgcggtattaatctatttaactaaggtttataagaaaaaggggctataggggtaacccctattttacgagatcgtaaacgaccttagctattagctagataaatagttcgcgagcgcaagcctaggaattataaaagtagttaatagatttttttataagcgaggggtattactagcgtaattataatcgcaagagttatacgaaatattaatagtaataattatagaggaggaattcgtactatagaactaggtataagttaataaagtatataatcgctttaacgaatttaaaaaaagggtaaataacttagatttcctccctataattactaatagaaatctgttattataaaaggatatactagggtaaaatatagtactagaagtacgataatcgataattctacttatttcgatttataacccgttactattactaacgtaaaattcggcgccgattagttaataagaaaggaggtagacgacccgaagttattaataatacgtagcgacgtagggatcgtatataaataccgaaaatctagtagtaaatataaggcaatttataaaccttaaaaagatcttcctaaaagagaaattatactctggggggaagtataaggttttataagaaaccctaacgatattttataattattataaaaaagttagaattaaggaatactagtactatttagtaattaatatcgtactcgtaagtaaagcctctaattattactacgaagcggtgcgtaatcttaattaaaacgacttttttaatataattaatataatctaaagccgcttcgagacttataataagaacttagagctcctatttaagttataagcgatttcttttatatttatagctagaataatagagggtaaattgcgagtagagatccttaaagagcttattaattaaattaataagctagcgaaaacctagctaaataaggggataaataagtagaaagtcggatatctttatactatagtttagtatatactaaaagtaaaaataaccctatattaagtacctaaagactataagatgctctactcgaggctaagatttagctttaatattaaaataagaatactacgctaaacctacttctaggtatataacggcccttattagtaatattaggtcgatcgaacgtataataaaaaaggaaaagaggctagatacggtaatcgttattaaggaggcctagatttattaaataagtagagatttaacttataagtaaggtaataaaagaggtaatgctatatttataaaaaggatagatattagttaagtaactattctaagaaagagcgtgctaaatcgtataaatagtataaaaagtcgagggtagtaaatagtaaaactagccctcgttagtttaactaattccttattatatataagggtagatccgggggtacagaacctagcgacggtagttaaaatagtagcctaaagtatatacc
Proteins encoded in this region:
- a CDS encoding amidase; translated protein: MPRSNWTSNPILTVAAASPAFESLVASSDAAVVELLRAAGAVLIGKTTMPPMADGGSQRGLYGRSISPYNPKYLCTSFASGSSYGSAVSTTCSFAPIGLGGETVSSGRAPASHNALVGYSPSRGVIPSRGHWPLYPTCDVVAPHTKSVADMLALLNAIVADDAHPRGDFWREQTVVPIPPSSKIRPRDYLSLKDPEALRGKHVAVPKCYIGKQTSSEYSVVCSEATRQLWEQARVDLETLGAKITETDFPLVERYSTQLFPGQAANVPGIPSTWIDTERCQMIATAWDDFLRNNSDPECPSLEGVDHSQINPDFAPLDDRSEHTEQQNHVRYAEMIDFIRDRSDSIYDLPGCADALIALEEARKRDLEHWMDENGFDVVVFPTNGDVGRADSEDNRESMAYSLRDGLKYSNGNRAMKHLGVPAITVPMGSLYDKKIPAGLTFAGKAWSDSDLLRYAYAFESSKERRESPSLAPRLDTDLIQVNTNQGSVKQHRKLELLVSCVDVEDDASTETLERRHVALSGFLEVDNSSEAASMQVFVNGDLMRSPTLKDSQWEWSGMLERKKMKERYPVQGKVARDQFMVVVLAQTSGGDSRGRLVMIA